In Fibrobacter sp., the sequence GGCCGGAGGTTTGAGTGTCAAATATATCATGGGCCATTCAATTTTGAAATCTGAAACAGAAATGGGGTCCGTAGAGTATAGTGAGATTACAAATGACATCGATTTTAACGGTAACATCAAAATCAAGTCTGCAGGTACAGGTTTCTATGGCAACTGGGATTGGGACAGCCCTTTTTCACAATCCATTCTCCCTGTGTCAGGTCACGGTATTGGTGTAGATCTGGGAGGTATTCTTTACGACGAGCATGGGACAATGGTCATAAATTTCCATAATATCGGAGTCTTGTTCTGGATGAAAGGTGTAAAGGAAGTCTCTTATGAAATAGATAAAGATCATTACACCGCCTATGACTATTTAGAGAAAGACGATGATGATTTTATTGAGAGTGATGATTCCCTGAAAACCGGTAATGGTTTTGCCACTCTTCTTCCTTTCTCAGTTAACATAGGGTATGCCTACTCCTGGGATCTTTCCAGACAAAAGAACCAGAAGCTGAGATATCTTGCTGAATACGCAAACGCCAGCGCCAACTACGAGCAGCAGCTCTCAAGAAGTCCGGGACGCAGGATGATTCCCAGGCTCTCAATTGGTGGTGAAGCTGGTACCCTGAGAGGGTATTTGCCTGTAAGGCTCGGTCTTATTTTTGGAGGACCGGAACTCATCGCTTCTGCAGTAGGTGCTGGTATCGATTTCAAGTACGTCTCCGCAAATGCCTCATACAAGGCAGTTGGATCTCCGTTTCTCATCCCTAAAAGGGGTATGGAGCTTGCCGTCGGGCTCAACTTCGCCTGGGGAATGGAAGTTGACACAGACAAGGATGGTATACCGGATAATGTCGATAAGTGTCCCAGAAATCCTGAGGACCCCGACGGGTTTGAGGATAAAGACGGGTGTCCGGATTATGACAATGATAACGACGGTATACCGGATTCTCTTGACAATTGTCCCAATGTCCCTGAAGACAAGGACAATTTCCAGGATGATGATGGATGTCCGGAGTATGACAATGATGGAGATGGTGTTCCGGATTCTCTTGACAAATGTCCTAATCTGCCGGAGGATATAGACCTGTTTGAAGATGACGATGGGTGTCCGGATTACGATAATGACAAGGATGGAATCCCGGACACAGTTGATAACTGCATCTCGGAACCGGAAACATATAACGGATACAAAGACGATGACGGATGTCCCGATACTCTTATCAGGCCGTCTGAGAAAGAAACAAAGGTGCTCAACACAAAACTGCGTGCAATCAATTTCAAAACAGGAAGTGCTGAGTTGCTGCCTGTTTCTTTCGCCGCTCTGGATTACATCGCGGATTTCCTCAAGCAGTATTCTCACCTGCGCTATGAGATTCAGGGGCATACAGATGATCAGGGTTCCGATGAGTACAACCTGGTGCTTTCTGCCGCCCGCGCCGGTACTGTCCGTGCCTATCTGTTGTCAAAAGGTATCCCGGAAAGCAGTATCCTGGCTATCGGCTATGGTGAAACAATGCCCATAGCGGATAACAAAACCGCCAACGGACGAGCCCTTAACAGACGTGTTGAGTTCAAGATAATCGAGAGTGAGGAAGATTATCAGATGCTCAAGACAAGGGAAGAGGTGTTTAGAGACAAAGTGAAAAATTCTAAAATAAAAGGCACCCGCTTCTAAAACACTCTGTGCGGTACAGGAGAGAATGATCCTGTGCCGCATCTATTCCTTAAATACAAAATTGTGCAGGGAAAATTATCTGTAAACAGAGGAATTACACCGGATTGCCCGGGTCAGTCCGGGCTTGAACTCTTGCTGAGGTGGGTATACCAGTAATCGTAAATATCATCCAGAGTTTTTTCAAAAGGGATTCTGCTTCTCCATCCCGTCTGCCCGGTTAACCTGCTGTTGTCACCAATTACCTGGCCACGAGTCCCGTGTATCTGAAGTTTTTTCTCCTCGGTGCGGATTTCAATTTTTACCCGGCTTTTCCCTGTCAGGTATTCAAGAATCCAGTTAAGGGTATAGCCTTTTCCGCTGCAGACGTTGTATACTTCTCCCTTTATACCCCTGTCAAGTATCTGATGATAAGCTCTCACCACATCCCTTACATCTGAAAAGTCGATTGTGGACTGAAGATTACCGACAAAGATAACAGGCTCCGATAAACCAAGAGAGATCCCGGCAACCTGTTTTGCCCAGTCGGAACATACAAAGAGGGAAGACTGCCCCGGACCGGTATGATTGAATGATCTGGTAAAGCGGATATCCATTCCGAAGCGCTTTACATATTGCATCCCGATCAACTCCGCGCAATATTTTGATACTCCGTAGAAATCCACCGGATCGGGGTTGGATTCTTCCGTAAATCGCTCAGTGATTGATTCACGGCTGTACTCCTTTGAAGACCCGATAAGCAGAGTCCTCACATCAGGATTGCCCCTTCTTACGGCGTCAAGTACAGAAACCGTCCCTGTAATATTGACTTCGAGAGAACTCCTGGGAGATTTGTCCGCTTCCGGAGGAAAACTGATTGCAGCCAGGTGATATACTTCGTCAGGCTTGATACTGGAGAGGTAGTCGCCCAGTCTGTCTGAATCGAGAATGCTAATCTGACTGTAGTTGACTCCTGTGATGGAACAGGATGGATCCTTGTCGATACCGTAGACCTCATAACCGTATTCGATCAGGTACTCCGAAAGCCATTTGCCTGCAAAGCCGGTGATTCCGGTGATCATTGCTTTTTTATTCATTATCATTTTTTATCTGCTCTTCTCAGGAAAACTTAATTTTTTTTGAATACCTAAAAATAAATGTAACTTTCACATCATCAAAATTTCAGTCCGAAAAGCTTGCCCCATCACCTTTTCCAATTCTTTCAGAACTGTTTCCACTTTATGAGACCGAATGCAGGAGTGATCACAACTTCTGTCAAATCTTTCAGATGGATGGCAGGGAGAACAGGAATGAGAATTGGATAAAACTGATACACTCCTGCCTTTTGGACTCCACACCAGAGGGTCTGAAGGTCCGAACAGAGCCACAACAGGACATCCTGAAATTGCAGCGAGATGTGTGATACCGCTGTCATTTCCAAGATATCCATTACATACTGAAAAAAGACATGCCAGAGAGAGAAGGTCCCGATTGGCTATGATAGAATCCTGTTCAGGTAAACAATAACCCTCTTCAGCAGGCCCTGATATCCAGATAATAGAATACCCAAGCTTCCTGAGCCTGGATGCGCAATCCAGAAAATTCTCCAGAGGCCAGTTTTTTATTCTGCTGCCGCTCCCGGGACCTATGGCTATTGCAGGCCTGTTTGCATCCAGGAGGTTGCGGGCTCTTCTCAAGCCATCTGATGGAAGTTCAAGCCTGAACTGATTACCGGGCTCTGTGAGACCCGGAAACAATGATGAATGAAAATCTGAAATGTGAATGCGAGAGTCAGGGAAAGGGTCCTGACGAAGGAGGAGCCTGGGTGCAGCTTTGATTGCGTGACTAACAATAGGGGAATCGGCTTTTGCAAACAGTACGATTCTGTTAAACATCTTTAAAAAACTGACTGTTTCTTCGCTGCAGGTTTCCAAAAACAATGAGATGAAACTGCTGCTTCCGGCATCCATGGTTTCATCAAAAATACCACAGGCTTTTCCCAGTTCTCCGAAAGGCACTCTCCCCAGAAGAGTGATTCTCTGAATCTTTTCTTGCCTTTTCCAGAGATAGACTGATGGCAGAATGTTAAGAAAATCACCAAGGCCGCCGTTGTGATAAATCAGAGATGGCATTTCTACATTCCCGCGTGGTATTCAGTGATTATACCTGCTATCTCTCCGGGCAGAATTCCAAGCGAAACGTCTTTCAGATAAATTCGCTTGGAACCAGCTTCAGGATCTCCCAGAAGCATACAGAATGCCATGTTGAACCTGATAAGATTCAGTGTGACAGAATCAGTGTCCAGAATAAAGCGACTGCTGATTTTGAGTGGCTGCTTGTAATTGTGCATACAATTGACTGCCGCAGAATTGGTTTGATCATTACTTTTCAGAAGAAGACCGTGTGTACGGCAGATAATGGGTCTGCTGGAATATATCCGGCATTTGTTATCTGTGAGAAACACACACCCGGAGCGGTTTGTCTCCTGGGAACCGTTGGAAATATGGAGTACGGTTGAGATCGCAAATGCTTCCAGGTAATTCACTGAATCAAGTTCACAGCAGGAACTGCACCCTGCTTTATAGTTGATATGCTCGGGGTGATCTCTGAGTGCAGCATCCAAGAATCTGTCACAGTAAAGGCACCAAGTTCTGTAGTTTCGAAGGATCTCCGACAGCATGCCCAGAAATACCCTGTTCAATCCAGACCCATTGTAATCTTTCCGTCCATAATTACAAGTCCCCGGAAAAACTCTCCGGCTGATCCGGCGGACTTGAAAGGCCTGGGGCCTTTTCCGGTGCCGATATAAAATCCGACCTGATAAAACAGATCACCAGGTTCAACTGACTGCTGCTCCACATGCACTGCCAGCATGTCAACTCTGCAGTTTTTCCAGAACGGTGGGGCGTTTTTCTCACCACCGGGCAGGTAATAGATCCCTTTGGAACGTCCCCATACAAATTGAAAAACAAACTGGCTTTCGACACTGGCCCAGAAAGACGGGCCGTTTACTTCCCTGAATTTTCTCTGGAATGAACTGAAAGACTCCCTGAGTGAGCCGCTGAGGAACTCAAGATTGTTGTTTGTCCAGTGATCATTTACAAGGTATACAGGTGAGAGGTACTGCTCATGGATGAAGGCTGGGGAATCGGCTGCTATCCTGTCAAGAACGATCATCCCGTCCTCACCCCAGGTAAGCACCCGTATATCTCTGTGAAAAATCTTTTTTCCATGCAAATCGAAATAGTTGATCCTTCCCCAGGTGTCAAAACCATCACGAAGAAGTTTGTCCTCGTGAAAAGCAACTTCCCAGGATTTTATTGCATTTTCCGCGGATGGGACACCGAGAAGTGATGCTTTGAACTGGGCTATCAGTTCGGGTTTGCTGTGGATATTGAACCCGATGAGGGGGTGGTTACCGATGGCTTTCCAGGCAACAGAGCGGATCGAACGAATATTTCGCCTGTAACAGACCTCTACATAGGGGTAGATATGACGTGTATCGACCGCATTCTCGATCTGCCCTGGAGAGAAATTGCGCTGCTCTTTTGAAAGGGGAAGGCATGCCAGTAAAGAGAGTTCAAGCCCGACCTGGCTCTGGAACAGTAGTTCCCATCCTTCATGATTCTGTTCGAGTCCGAAAACCCAGGGACCCTGATTTTCCTGGTCATTCAGAAGACATGTATCCATCCATGAAAGAAGCCGCCCTGTAAGATGCAGTGCGCGGGGATCGTTGTGCCATAGTCCCCAGGCCTGGGCGAATGGTCTGGGCATGAACATGGGCATGTCATGCCCGCCAGGGGTAAAGATTACTCCGGTTGGAAGACAGAACCTCATCAGTATGTCAAAGGTTCGTTGATGGCTCTTGCGACAGAAGTATTCCGGCCACT encodes:
- a CDS encoding OmpA family protein — its product is MKPSILSLIIVLLFSVAVLSDVDNNPISNGNTQTRNALGRTFEGAIHNPAVLGVERIPKGGMPFPASNFGIGVWSDKLCLTPLIGADFNKYSILTSEVLTRSFDLYGLSESEVSEKLTEELKGGTRAYAGARASLLSYAWNRFAFDITTHMDAEIKIPEGFFYTIFSETKGLLQGNKLDFSGLREEAIWATDFTFSIGLPVYVPALHNFFKLRYGAGGLSVKYIMGHSILKSETEMGSVEYSEITNDIDFNGNIKIKSAGTGFYGNWDWDSPFSQSILPVSGHGIGVDLGGILYDEHGTMVINFHNIGVLFWMKGVKEVSYEIDKDHYTAYDYLEKDDDDFIESDDSLKTGNGFATLLPFSVNIGYAYSWDLSRQKNQKLRYLAEYANASANYEQQLSRSPGRRMIPRLSIGGEAGTLRGYLPVRLGLIFGGPELIASAVGAGIDFKYVSANASYKAVGSPFLIPKRGMELAVGLNFAWGMEVDTDKDGIPDNVDKCPRNPEDPDGFEDKDGCPDYDNDNDGIPDSLDNCPNVPEDKDNFQDDDGCPEYDNDGDGVPDSLDKCPNLPEDIDLFEDDDGCPDYDNDKDGIPDTVDNCISEPETYNGYKDDDGCPDTLIRPSEKETKVLNTKLRAINFKTGSAELLPVSFAALDYIADFLKQYSHLRYEIQGHTDDQGSDEYNLVLSAARAGTVRAYLLSKGIPESSILAIGYGETMPIADNKTANGRALNRRVEFKIIESEEDYQMLKTREEVFRDKVKNSKIKGTRF
- a CDS encoding NAD-dependent epimerase/dehydratase family protein, which produces MIMNKKAMITGITGFAGKWLSEYLIEYGYEVYGIDKDPSCSITGVNYSQISILDSDRLGDYLSSIKPDEVYHLAAISFPPEADKSPRSSLEVNITGTVSVLDAVRRGNPDVRTLLIGSSKEYSRESITERFTEESNPDPVDFYGVSKYCAELIGMQYVKRFGMDIRFTRSFNHTGPGQSSLFVCSDWAKQVAGISLGLSEPVIFVGNLQSTIDFSDVRDVVRAYHQILDRGIKGEVYNVCSGKGYTLNWILEYLTGKSRVKIEIRTEEKKLQIHGTRGQVIGDNSRLTGQTGWRSRIPFEKTLDDIYDYWYTHLSKSSSPD
- a CDS encoding glycosyltransferase family 9 protein → MPSLIYHNGGLGDFLNILPSVYLWKRQEKIQRITLLGRVPFGELGKACGIFDETMDAGSSSFISLFLETCSEETVSFLKMFNRIVLFAKADSPIVSHAIKAAPRLLLRQDPFPDSRIHISDFHSSLFPGLTEPGNQFRLELPSDGLRRARNLLDANRPAIAIGPGSGSRIKNWPLENFLDCASRLRKLGYSIIWISGPAEEGYCLPEQDSIIANRDLLSLACLFSVCNGYLGNDSGITHLAAISGCPVVALFGPSDPLVWSPKGRSVSVLSNSHSCSPCHPSERFDRSCDHSCIRSHKVETVLKELEKVMGQAFRTEILMM